The following are from one region of the Dreissena polymorpha isolate Duluth1 chromosome 2, UMN_Dpol_1.0, whole genome shotgun sequence genome:
- the LOC127866148 gene encoding complement C1q tumor necrosis factor-related protein 7-like: MGKMSRWTTLTVAMVFVLSCVASLGLKGETCNSCCMGPPGAPGVHGNHGLPGTSGPEGSKGDRGEKGYPGEKGSYGPKGDLGEKGEKGRKGAKGQCGAAGKDGEKGMLGPMGAFGPKGDKGIKGEKCVPSPKIAFFVTRTSRFGPVQQDTNIEFDKIFLNEGQAFDSHSSQFVCKVNGTYLFHAHILSQEDKDAFVTIMLNEQPRIPMHGDHRSGFGVASNMAIFKLEAGDKVYLRLKKDSAISNDSSTFSGYLIHSD, from the exons ATGGGCAAGATGTCAAGATGGACAACTCTTACAGTAGCTATGGTGTTTGTGTTATCCTGTGTTGCCTCCCTTGGCCTGAAAGGGGAGACATGCAACTCTTGCTGCATGGGGCCACCAGGTGCCCCTGGTGTCCATGGTAACCACGGACTTCCTGGAACATCTGGACCCGAGGGCTCTAAGGGGGACAGGGGAGAGAAGGGATATCCAGGAGAAAAAG GTTCCTATGGTCCTAAAGGTGACCTGGGTGAGAAAGGAGAGAAGGGCCGCAAAGGGGCCAAAGGTCAATGTGGAGCTGCTGGCAAGGATGGGGAAAAGGGCATGCTGGGACCAATGGGGGCATTCGGGCCAAAGGGAGACAAAGGAATAAAAG GTGAGAAGTGCGTTCCATCACCAAAGATAGCGTTCTTTGTGACTCGCACATCAAGATTTGGTCCAGTACAACAAGACACCAACATAGAATTTGACAAAATATTCCTCAACGAAGGCCAGGCCTTTGACTCACACTCTTCCCAGTTTGTGTGCAAAGTTAACGGCACCTATCTATTCCATGCTCATATCTTAAGCCAGGAGGACAAAGACGCCTTCGTGACCATCATGTTGAACGAGCAGCCCCGTATCCCAATGCATGGCGATCACAGATCTGGGTTTGGAGTGGCCAGTAACATGGCAATATTTAAACTGGAGGCCGGGGACAAGGTGTATCTTAGACTGAAGAAGGATTCTGCCATTTCTAATGACTCTTCTACATTTTCAG GTTACCTTATACATTCTGACTGA